The Fervidobacterium pennivorans DNA segment GATGAAAAGGGAAGATTTTGAGAAGATATACAGTTTCAACGAGGGGCTTGACCTTAGATTTTGGGAAGCTGCAAGGCAAACAGGTGATTTGCAACAGTTTGTAGAATTAGTAAAAGCCAAAAGGTTCACATATTCAAGAATTAGACGCGCCATCTTGCATGTGTTATTTGATTTAGAAAAAGAAAAGATGGAAAAATCTAACGTATCGGGTCCACAGTATTTGAGAATCTTGGGATTTAACAACAAAGGAAGAGAATTGCTCAAGGAGATAAAGAAAAAATCAGAAATACCTTTAATTGCCACGGCATCACTTTACAAACAGATTTTGGAAGAGGTTGAAAAACAAAGAGATGAAGGAAAACGAGAGTGGAAAGTGGACCGTGAGTTATACTTGTGGCAATTTGAAAAGGATATCCTTGCTAGCGATATATACGCATTCCTTTACCCTGATAAGTCAGTTCGCTCAGCGGGTATGGATTTCGAGCAACAACCAATAATGATGTGAACTGTAAATAACTAATGAAAGAGACTGACTTGATGGAACGTGTAAGTGTTTAAATGGAGGTGTTTATTTAATAAAGCGATGAATGAAATCATCATAGTTCCTACGGAAAAAGATTGTGAGATAGATGGTTATTATTATATACCAGACTATGATGTGCTTCCTTACGAGAATCTAAGCCCCTCTTGGTATGTGAGAGCTCGCCGAGTATTTGCACTCTATCTTGCGACACAAGGAAAATTAAAGGGAGTCTGTACACTGCGTTCAATTCTCCACTACGTAATGCCCCCGGAGACGTTGAAAGAGAATACGTATCTTCTCAAATTAGGAGACAGGTTTTCGGAACCTGAAAAACTGTTCGCAAAACTTGGTTATGAAAGAGTTTTTAACGTTCGCGAGGGCGGGACGTTTTCTATAAGAGGAGAGATTATTGATTATTTAGGACCCGATGGTGTACCGGTTAGAATTGAGTTATTTGGTAACGTCGTCGAGGATATACGAAAGTTTAATCTAAAGACCCAGCGTAGTGAGGAAAGTTTACAAAATGCACTTTTGCTTCCTGCACGTGAGTTCATACTTAAAGAAGAACATTTTAAATCAAATGACGAAGAGTTTTTAGAGCCTATAGAGAACCAGTTCACTGGTAAGTTTGTGAACGGAACGATACTTGATTACGGAGTAGAACTTTATATAAAAGACAAAAAGAGTGTGCTCGAACATTTCACACGCTTCGAACGAGAACTGCGCAAGTCCATGGAAGAGATGGGCCAAGATAATAGACTGAGGGATTACAAGCGCTTCGGGGTATTAGACTATGAAACGATTCTATCGAACGCCAAGGAGTTACCCTCGGAAAAAGCGTTCTTTGTTGTAAAGAAAGTTCAGGAAGAAGAATACATACCTTCGGAACCTATAATTTCAGAAGAAGAACTGCAAATAGGGGACATTGTTGTCCACAAAAAATACGGAATTGCTCGGTTCAGCGAAATCAAGAAAGTAGAGGTGAACGGTGCTCAGAGAGAGTTCTTAGTGTTGAATTTTGCGGATTCAGTTTTGTACGTGCCTATCGAAAGGATAGATTTGGTAGAAAAATATGTCGGTGATGAGGTAAATGTAAAGCTTGATTCACTTAAAAAAGGAACTTGGGCACGCAAAGTGGAGAAAGCAAGGAAAAATATAGAGCAACTTGTTCGCGAACTTGTGCTGATACACCATGCACGAAGCAACATCAAAGGGCTTTCGTTACCGGGAGATGCGGAGTTGGAGGGAGAATTTGCAAAGACGTTCCCATTTGTGGAAACACCAGACCAGTTGAATGCCATAAATGAGGTGCTTGAAGACCTTGCCAGCGAAAAACCGATGGATAGGTTACTTGTTGGGGATGCTGGCTATGGTAAAACAGAAGTAGCTATTCGCGCAATATTTAGAACAATTGTCTCCGGTAAACAAGCTGTTCTTCTCGCACCGACAACCATTTTAGCAAAGCAACATTACGATAATCTTGTAGCGAGGTTCAAACCATTTGGTATAAATGTAGCCCTCTTGAACAGGTTTTCGACAAAAAAAGAACGTGAGGAGATTTTGGAAGGTGTAAAATCAGGAAAAATTGATTTACTTGTGGGAACACACAGTGTACTCCGTGATGTGAAATTTGCAGACCTCGGTTTGGTTGTTATCGATGAAGAGCAAAAGTTTGGAGTTGAACAAAAAGAGAAATTCAAAAAGTTGCGTGTGAACGTCAATGTGCTCTCTATGAGTGCAACGCCCATTCCGAGGACCTTGCATATGGCTTTGTCTAACTTGAAAGATTTGTCTGAAATAAAAACTCCGCCACTTGGGAGAAAAGAAATACAGGTCCATATTGGCCCATTCGATGAAAGAATAGTAAGACTTGCGATACTGAGGGAGATAGGACGAGGAGGCC contains these protein-coding regions:
- a CDS encoding DEAD/DEAH box helicase; protein product: MNEIIIVPTEKDCEIDGYYYIPDYDVLPYENLSPSWYVRARRVFALYLATQGKLKGVCTLRSILHYVMPPETLKENTYLLKLGDRFSEPEKLFAKLGYERVFNVREGGTFSIRGEIIDYLGPDGVPVRIELFGNVVEDIRKFNLKTQRSEESLQNALLLPAREFILKEEHFKSNDEEFLEPIENQFTGKFVNGTILDYGVELYIKDKKSVLEHFTRFERELRKSMEEMGQDNRLRDYKRFGVLDYETILSNAKELPSEKAFFVVKKVQEEEYIPSEPIISEEELQIGDIVVHKKYGIARFSEIKKVEVNGAQREFLVLNFADSVLYVPIERIDLVEKYVGDEVNVKLDSLKKGTWARKVEKARKNIEQLVRELVLIHHARSNIKGLSLPGDAELEGEFAKTFPFVETPDQLNAINEVLEDLASEKPMDRLLVGDAGYGKTEVAIRAIFRTIVSGKQAVLLAPTTILAKQHYDNLVARFKPFGINVALLNRFSTKKEREEILEGVKSGKIDLLVGTHSVLRDVKFADLGLVVIDEEQKFGVEQKEKFKKLRVNVNVLSMSATPIPRTLHMALSNLKDLSEIKTPPLGRKEIQVHIGPFDERIVRLAILREIGRGGQVIYVHNRVNSIYEVYERLKKLVPEANIVIAHGQQPKSEMKKAIDAFYHKHADVLLCTTIVENGVDVPDANTLIVDDAHRYGLAQLYQLRGRVGRSDKIAFAYFFHARNVNDKVLERLYAIKSYQGPGSGMKIAMKDMEIRGVGAIFGVEQHGFVNDLGLKYYLDLLNETVMEYTGKVQSKIDTELEGIPGSIVIPEFYIYDPFERMRFYRRIASATSEQEIQEIYDELVDRFGKTPESVENLLKYALLRIILWRKNVAKATISDVGLVVKFKNGSFEEISANYIYNEKDDVYLFFVNIDELIEQSKVVV